CTCCTCGATCGAGGCGTAGCGGCGCGGCGAGCGGCCCGCGAGCTGGCGCATCTGGCCGATCCACTCGCGCATGCGCTCGTGGATGCCCAGCTTCGAGCGCTCGGCGATCATCGCGGGCGGCGGCCCCAGGCCCTCGATCGCCACCAGCTTCTTCACGCGGTCGGGATAGATGCCCGTGTACGACAGCGAGACCGACCCGCCCAGCGAGTGACCGATGATGGTCAGCGGCGCCAGGTTCTTCTGGTGGATGAGCTGCGCGACGTCGTACACGTAGTCGATCATCCCGTAGTTGGCGCCGGTGACCCACTGTGAGTCGCCATGTCCGCGCAGGTCGGGCGCCAGCACGTGCCAGTCGCGCCGCAGCTCCTCCGCCACCCAGTCCCAGTTGCGGCAGTGGTCGCGCCCGCCGTGCACGAGCAGGAGCGGCGGCGCGGCCTCGTTGCCCCAATCCACGTAGTGCAGCCGCAG
This window of the Myxococcota bacterium genome carries:
- a CDS encoding alpha/beta hydrolase; translated protein: MTHELQGPASQHYFSHRLRLHYVDWGNEAAPPLLLVHGGRDHCRNWDWVAEELRRDWHVLAPDLRGHGDSQWVTGANYGMIDYVYDVAQLIHQKNLAPLTIIGHSLGGSVSLSYTGIYPDRVKKLVAIEGLGPPPAMIAERSKLGIHERMREWIGQMRQLAGRSPRRYASIEEAYARMQEENPHLSPERARHLTVHGVNQNEDGTYSWKFDNYVRAFSPYAFNSEEAQSLWRRITCPTLLVRGTESWASDPTKDGRAGFFQNAEVVNVEKAGHWVHHDQLEKFLEVVKAFLAR